A single region of the Acetivibrio cellulolyticus CD2 genome encodes:
- a CDS encoding metal ABC transporter ATP-binding protein, whose protein sequence is MMSTKHNGCCQNGCCGLCCTKIENFGVTFGKTQVLKDVNLHIHCGELTALIGPNGAGKSTLLKAILGEVKHTGELKFMDSKGEKNDKLIVGYVPQHLNFDTGSPVSVFDLFMSSIVRSPSWLYKPKGLRKRVQESLAKVKAEYLIDRRLGALSGGELQRVLLALALEPIPHLLLLDEPVSGIDQNGLEMFYSTLMELKDSYDLSIILISHDLDLVMEYADRIVLVKGTVLGSGTPKEMCKNEMLLKTFGMSWYKENTDKGNGGDRKQ, encoded by the coding sequence ATGATGAGTACAAAACATAATGGATGTTGTCAGAATGGATGTTGTGGGTTGTGTTGTACCAAAATTGAAAACTTTGGAGTGACATTCGGAAAGACTCAGGTCTTAAAGGATGTCAATCTACATATACATTGTGGAGAGCTTACAGCTTTGATAGGACCGAATGGTGCTGGCAAAAGTACTCTTTTAAAAGCTATTCTTGGAGAAGTAAAGCATACAGGTGAGTTAAAGTTCATGGATTCCAAAGGGGAGAAGAATGACAAGCTGATTGTTGGTTATGTACCCCAACATTTGAACTTTGATACTGGATCACCTGTTAGTGTATTCGATTTGTTTATGTCAAGTATTGTAAGATCACCTTCGTGGCTGTACAAGCCAAAGGGGCTGAGGAAAAGGGTACAGGAAAGTCTTGCCAAAGTAAAAGCAGAATACTTGATAGACAGACGTTTAGGTGCCCTTTCCGGGGGAGAGCTTCAGAGAGTTCTTCTTGCACTGGCACTAGAGCCAATTCCACATCTTTTGCTTTTGGACGAACCCGTCTCGGGCATAGATCAAAATGGACTTGAGATGTTTTATAGTACCTTAATGGAGCTCAAAGATAGCTATGATCTTTCAATAATACTTATTTCCCACGATCTTGATCTTGTAATGGAATATGCAGATAGAATTGTACTGGTAAAGGGTACTGTTTTGGGAAGCGGAACTCCAAAGGAAATGTGTAAAAATGAAATGCTGTTAAAAACTTTCGGGATGTCATGGTATAAAGAGAACACTGATAAAGGTAATGGGGGGGATAGGAAGCAATGA